The DNA region GGCCGCCATGGTGAAATTCAACACAGATCGCACCCGATCGCTGTTTCTGGTGAGTAATCAGGGTACTCAGAAACAATTACTGCGAACCACAGGTTCCATTTTCTCGGCGGAGTTTGACCCCAAAAAGCAAGTTCTATTCTGCTTACTCTCCCAACTGATTCCTGGCGAAACCTATCAGGAAGAACCCTATCTGGCCGCGATCGACCTGAAGACCAGTAAGCTGACTTCCCTGTTATCGCTTCCCAATCAGCGGGATGTCCACATGGATGTTTCTCCTGATACTCTGGCAGTTCTGTTTGATCAGACGACTGAAACCGAGCAAGGGAATGCCTCAGGGGTGCGTGGTCAGAGCGGCATGGCGATCGCGGATAGCCGCTTGTGGCTGCTGCCGATCAACATCGCTGACTTGAGCAAAAAATCCGAGCCAGAGCAACTTCCCTTACCCGGTATCCGTCCCCGCTGGTTGCCTTAGTGGTTTGGCCTGCCATTCGCGGATAGAATTCCAGGCATTGGAACAGGAGCAAGCCCATGTCGATCCATGCAGGAGTTAAGCCATCTGGAGCAGAAAAGTCCAGATTTAGAAGTGCTGTTACCGTAGGGGTGCCTCTCGCCATCGGAATTTTTGGGTTAGAGACTGCTCCAACTCAAGCCCTCCCTGTTTTTGACAACCTCAATAGCCGATTTCTTCCCTCCAACCAATCCAGCCCTGCAAATTCTTTCGATCCAGCCGATTCCGACGCTGGCCTGGAACAGCTTACGTCTGTCTCTCAGTTGGCGGATGTCAAACCAACAGATTGGGCCTTCCAGGCTGTGCGATCGCTGGTTGAACGATATGGTTGCATCGTCGGCTATCCTGACACCCTGTTTCGCGGCGATCGTACCCTCAGCCGCTATGAATTGGCCGCTGGGCTGAATGCCTGCCTGGACAAAGTTCAGGAACTTTTAGCCGCCAGTACGGCTGATCTGGCAACCCAGGAAGACCTGGAAACAGTCAAAAAATTATTGGAAGATTTCGCACCTGAACTGGCGGTTGTCCGAAGCCGATTAGGGGCCTTGGAAGTTCGATCTGAAACTCTAAAACAGCAGCAGTTTTCTGCCACAACTAAATTATTCGGCCAGGTGATTATGGGGATTCAGGGGCGCAACAGTCCTAACAGCACTTGGGCCGGTAGCCGTTTGCCCGATCGCGCCGACCAAATCAACGTGATTACCAATGTGCAACTGAGTTTATATACCGCTTTCAGTGAACGCAGTTGGTTCTTTACCGGACTGCAAGCCGGAACAGGTAGAAGTAGTCTGCAACCCTTGATCAACCCGATCTTATTAAGCTATGAAGGCGATACGAGAGGTGCTCTACAACTGAGTGATCTGACTTTCCGGCATCTGTTTGGCCGCCACTTTGCTGCCCTGGCAGGGGCGAAAGGGGTCAATATGATTAATGTCTTTCGGGGAGCCAACCGCATTGAAAGTGCCGGACAGGGGCCGTTGTCTCTATTTGCCCAACGCAACCCGATTCTGAACCTGGGCACAGGCAATGGCAGTACCGATAATGCTGGGGCTGGCTTTGACTGGCAATTGGGTACTCGCTTTTCTGTTCAGGGAGTTTACTTTACCAACCGTCCGAATGATCCGGCCAATGGAGGACTGTTTGGTGGAGCCAATGGAGGAACCACGATCGCGGCACAACTGGCGATCGCTCCTACCAACACGCTCGATGTTGCTCTGCACTATGCCCACGCCTATTCCCCTTCAGGCTTTTTGGGAACCGGGGTGGGGGATGATCAGGTGGCTCTACCGACCGCCACGACTCCCCTGATTCGCGCTCCCATTCAAACCAATGCTGTGGGTGGAACCTTATCCTGGCGGGTTACTCCTCGCCTGACCTGGGGTGGTTGGGTCGGATATACCCAATCCCATCTCAAAGGCTTTTCTGGCACGGTAGCCACCCTCAACTGGATGACCTTTCTCAACTTTCCCGACCTGTTTGGGTCAGGCAATCTGGGTGGTCTATATCTTGGCCAGCCCCCTGCCATCATTCAGAGTGATTTACCAGCAGGCCGCAACATCCCAGATTTCATCAACCGGGGCAACCTGGCTGCAGAACCTGGCCCCCAACCCGGACGCACCACTCATTTAGAGGTCTTTTATCGTTACCGTCTCAGTGACAATCTCAGCGTTACCCCAGGCGCGATCGTCCTCTTCAGCCCCAACCACAATCCCGCCAATGACACGACGATTATTGGTATTTTGAGAACGACATTTACCTTCTAATCTCACCATGATCACCGTTGCACTTCCCAAAGGGGCACTGCTGAAAGACAGTATTCGCCTATTTCAGGCGATCGGAC from Leptodesmis sichuanensis A121 includes:
- a CDS encoding iron uptake porin, which encodes MSIHAGVKPSGAEKSRFRSAVTVGVPLAIGIFGLETAPTQALPVFDNLNSRFLPSNQSSPANSFDPADSDAGLEQLTSVSQLADVKPTDWAFQAVRSLVERYGCIVGYPDTLFRGDRTLSRYELAAGLNACLDKVQELLAASTADLATQEDLETVKKLLEDFAPELAVVRSRLGALEVRSETLKQQQFSATTKLFGQVIMGIQGRNSPNSTWAGSRLPDRADQINVITNVQLSLYTAFSERSWFFTGLQAGTGRSSLQPLINPILLSYEGDTRGALQLSDLTFRHLFGRHFAALAGAKGVNMINVFRGANRIESAGQGPLSLFAQRNPILNLGTGNGSTDNAGAGFDWQLGTRFSVQGVYFTNRPNDPANGGLFGGANGGTTIAAQLAIAPTNTLDVALHYAHAYSPSGFLGTGVGDDQVALPTATTPLIRAPIQTNAVGGTLSWRVTPRLTWGGWVGYTQSHLKGFSGTVATLNWMTFLNFPDLFGSGNLGGLYLGQPPAIIQSDLPAGRNIPDFINRGNLAAEPGPQPGRTTHLEVFYRYRLSDNLSVTPGAIVLFSPNHNPANDTTIIGILRTTFTF